A genomic segment from Pseudosulfitobacter sp. DSM 107133 encodes:
- a CDS encoding cytochrome P450: protein MSETVLPQASQSPLPGPRLPVRVPLVSEPWGLLKSLQEARRNVLSIIPEIATTQPMVSGKTGKRWHMVMDPAAIREMLLDRLDQYPKSLVTKNLLKPAIGDSLFIAEGAHWRWQRRTAAPVFSHRNVSALAPIMSDAAERACERIAAAGPRAVNFLDEMVTTTFDVIADVTFSGGDTFDRDGVHGAIDDYIAEAGKISLFDILGFPDWVPRPGRLMSGKALKEMKAVADRAIEDRAARGTSPVPDLLDLLLAGEDPKSGRTMSTAELRDNLLTFIVAGHETTALTLAWSMYLVAFDQDVQDRARAEAQSVLQGRAAGADDVAHLPYIRQIVDEALRLYPPAGIVSRTALKKDTLGGREILPGDTVMIPIYALGRSKLLWEDADAFRPARFADRKAIDRYAYLPFGDGPRICIGASFALQEAVIILATLLSRFRFKPVAGRDPKPVMILTLRPEGGVWLTAEPV, encoded by the coding sequence ATGTCCGAAACGGTTCTGCCACAAGCCAGCCAAAGCCCCCTGCCCGGCCCCCGGCTGCCCGTGCGCGTGCCGCTGGTCAGCGAACCCTGGGGCCTGCTGAAAAGCCTGCAAGAAGCGCGGCGCAACGTGCTGTCGATCATCCCCGAGATTGCGACAACACAGCCGATGGTGTCCGGCAAGACCGGCAAACGCTGGCATATGGTCATGGACCCCGCTGCCATCCGCGAGATGTTGCTGGACCGTCTGGACCAGTACCCCAAATCGCTGGTGACCAAGAACCTGCTGAAACCGGCGATCGGAGACTCGCTGTTCATTGCCGAGGGCGCACACTGGCGCTGGCAGCGGCGCACGGCGGCACCGGTGTTTTCACATCGCAATGTTTCGGCGCTGGCACCGATCATGTCGGATGCAGCCGAACGGGCCTGCGAGAGGATCGCAGCGGCAGGGCCGCGCGCGGTCAACTTTCTGGACGAGATGGTGACGACCACATTCGATGTGATTGCCGATGTGACCTTTTCGGGGGGCGACACCTTTGACCGTGACGGCGTGCATGGAGCCATCGACGACTATATCGCCGAGGCGGGCAAGATTTCGCTGTTCGACATACTGGGCTTTCCGGACTGGGTGCCGCGCCCCGGTCGGTTGATGTCGGGCAAGGCGCTGAAAGAAATGAAGGCCGTCGCGGACAGGGCCATCGAAGACCGTGCCGCGCGCGGCACCAGCCCGGTGCCCGACCTGCTGGATCTGCTGCTGGCAGGGGAAGACCCGAAATCGGGACGCACCATGTCCACCGCAGAACTGCGCGACAACCTGCTGACCTTTATCGTGGCGGGGCACGAGACCACGGCGCTGACGCTGGCGTGGTCGATGTATCTGGTGGCCTTCGATCAGGATGTGCAGGACCGCGCCCGCGCCGAAGCGCAATCGGTGTTGCAGGGCCGTGCGGCGGGGGCCGACGATGTGGCGCACCTGCCCTATATCCGCCAGATCGTCGACGAGGCGCTGCGCCTGTATCCGCCTGCGGGCATCGTGTCGCGCACGGCGCTGAAAAAGGACACGCTGGGCGGACGCGAGATTTTGCCCGGCGATACGGTGATGATCCCGATCTATGCGCTGGGGCGCTCGAAACTGCTGTGGGAAGACGCCGACGCCTTTCGCCCCGCGCGTTTTGCCGACCGCAAGGCGATTGACCGCTATGCCTATTTGCCCTTTGGCGACGGTCCACGCATTTGCATCGGCGCTTCGTTCGCGTTGCAAGAGGCGGTGATTATTCTGGCGACGCTGTTGTCGCGGTTCCGTTTCAAGCCGGTGGCAGGGCGTGATCCCAAGCCGGTGATGATCCTGACCCTGCGGCCCGAAGGCGGGGTCTGGCTGACGGCGGAACCGGTATAA
- a CDS encoding M48 family metallopeptidase, with product MDTPARYFDGETGLRLDVALSLDMSAQVLTLRHPDLPEGVQHWPLDALRALADQARTDQLVLGLRADHSCDSGLIATARLTVSDTQMVRDLTRSCPDLNRRDIAPGTARRVVTRVGMAAGALALMIFVILPAMAGTMALIIPIEREVAWGKSMVRQMERMMGGEKAGALICSSPEGDAALAELTQRLTAPTGVEYELNVSVMNHEMVNAFAAPGGQIVLMRGLLKAADTPEAVGAVLAHEIAHVENRDSTRGALRAAGSAGLLGLVLGDFAGGTVAVAMAEWMLNSSYTREAEAKADTYALTMLDTADVTTRGFADFFDSLAEIESIMPDLPVYMSSHPQTKARADAARAFAASQGPTTPLLTTPQFKALQAICD from the coding sequence ATGGACACACCTGCGCGGTATTTCGACGGCGAAACGGGGCTGCGCCTGGACGTTGCCCTGTCGCTGGACATGTCCGCGCAGGTGCTGACCCTGCGTCATCCCGACCTGCCGGAGGGCGTGCAACACTGGCCGCTTGACGCCCTGCGCGCACTGGCGGATCAGGCCCGCACCGATCAACTGGTGCTCGGCCTGCGGGCAGATCATTCCTGCGACAGCGGGCTGATCGCCACCGCCCGCCTGACGGTGTCCGACACGCAGATGGTCCGTGACCTGACGCGCAGCTGCCCCGATCTGAACCGCCGCGACATCGCACCAGGCACCGCCCGCCGTGTTGTCACCCGCGTGGGAATGGCGGCGGGCGCATTGGCTTTGATGATTTTTGTCATCCTGCCCGCGATGGCAGGGACGATGGCCCTGATCATTCCGATAGAACGCGAAGTGGCATGGGGCAAATCCATGGTCCGCCAGATGGAGCGTATGATGGGCGGCGAAAAGGCCGGCGCGCTGATCTGTTCCAGCCCCGAAGGCGACGCGGCGCTGGCAGAGCTGACACAAAGGCTGACCGCGCCCACCGGTGTCGAATACGAACTGAACGTATCGGTGATGAACCACGAGATGGTCAACGCCTTTGCCGCCCCCGGCGGGCAGATCGTGCTGATGCGCGGCCTGCTCAAGGCCGCCGATACGCCCGAGGCCGTGGGCGCGGTTCTGGCCCATGAAATTGCCCATGTCGAAAACCGCGACAGCACGCGCGGTGCCTTGCGCGCCGCAGGATCGGCGGGGCTTTTGGGGCTGGTGCTGGGCGATTTCGCCGGTGGTACTGTCGCCGTGGCGATGGCCGAATGGATGCTGAATTCCAGCTACACCCGCGAGGCCGAAGCCAAGGCCGATACCTATGCGCTGACCATGCTGGACACCGCCGATGTCACCACCCGGGGCTTTGCCGATTTCTTTGACAGTCTGGCCGAGATAGAAAGCATCATGCCCGACCTGCCGGTCTATATGTCCAGCCACCCGCAAACCAAAGCCCGCGCCGACGCCGCGCGCGCCTTCGCGGCCTCCCAGGGCCCGACAACCCCGTTGTTGACAACACCCCAGTTCAAAGCGCTGCAAGCGATCTGCGACTGA
- a CDS encoding dimethylsulfonioproprionate lyase family protein: MSEPSPPVDLRLRECPNWTYLLREFDVLYRNGTAGGSPSIRSHRKRVRDRLSACVASNPVVVARPHEAKPVTAHFARALDLGERSSMQGMARALREVRGDLTWEYGYEKLPRALAQKYAYCEVLGPKGPVQSDSLILGFVLFAPATTYPQHSHQDIEESYISVSGAWSENDTAVYAPGSLILNRPGDEHRITTGELDPCLLAYAWTGAAGRLAEPMMKLTGTRKARSRGPY, encoded by the coding sequence GTGAGCGAACCGTCACCCCCTGTCGACCTGCGTCTGCGTGAGTGTCCGAACTGGACCTATCTGCTGCGGGAATTTGACGTGCTCTATCGCAATGGCACTGCGGGCGGCAGCCCGTCGATCCGCAGCCACCGCAAACGGGTGCGTGACAGGCTGTCGGCCTGCGTGGCCTCCAACCCTGTGGTCGTGGCGCGCCCGCACGAGGCAAAACCTGTAACCGCCCATTTCGCCCGCGCGCTCGATCTGGGCGAACGCTCTTCAATGCAGGGCATGGCGCGGGCGCTGCGCGAGGTGCGCGGCGATCTGACGTGGGAATACGGCTATGAGAAACTGCCCAGGGCGCTGGCGCAGAAATATGCCTATTGCGAGGTTCTGGGGCCTAAGGGGCCGGTGCAATCCGACAGCCTGATCCTTGGCTTCGTGCTGTTCGCCCCCGCCACCACATATCCCCAGCACAGCCATCAGGACATCGAGGAAAGCTATATTTCGGTCTCGGGCGCCTGGTCGGAAAACGACACGGCCGTCTATGCGCCGGGGTCGCTGATTTTGAACCGTCCGGGGGACGAGCACCGGATCACCACCGGAGAGCTGGACCCCTGCCTGCTGGCCTATGCGTGGACGGGCGCTGCGGGGCGGCTGGCCGAGCCGATGATGAAACTGACCGGAACGCGCAAGGCCAGATCGCGGGGGCCGTATTAG
- the tuf gene encoding elongation factor Tu — MAKAKFERNKPHVNIGTIGHVDHGKTTLTAAITKYFGDFKAYDQIDGAPEEKARGITISTAHVEYETESRHYAHVDCPGHADYVKNMITGAAQMDGAILVVNAADGPMPQTREHILLGRQVGIPYMVVYMNKVDQVDDEELLELVEMEIRELLSSYEYPGDDIPIIPGSALAAMEGRDPEIGEESIKKLMAAVDEYIPTPERAVDQPFLMPVEDVFSISGRGTVVTGRIERGVINVGDDIEIVGIRDTKKTTCTGVEMFRKLLDRGEAGDNIGALLRGIDREGVERGQVLCKPGSVNPHTKFEAEAYILTKDEGGRHTPFFANYRPQFYFRTTDVTGTVNLPEGTEMVMPGDNLKFDVELIAPIAMEQGLRFAIREGGRTVGAGVVSKITE; from the coding sequence ATGGCAAAGGCAAAGTTTGAACGTAACAAACCACACGTTAACATCGGCACAATCGGCCACGTTGACCACGGCAAAACCACGCTGACAGCTGCGATCACCAAATACTTTGGTGACTTCAAAGCCTATGACCAGATCGATGGCGCGCCCGAAGAGAAAGCCCGCGGTATCACCATTTCGACCGCCCACGTCGAATATGAAACCGAAAGCCGCCACTACGCGCACGTCGACTGCCCCGGCCACGCCGACTACGTCAAGAACATGATCACCGGTGCCGCGCAGATGGACGGCGCGATCCTGGTTGTGAACGCGGCCGACGGCCCGATGCCGCAAACGCGCGAGCACATCCTGCTGGGCCGCCAGGTGGGCATCCCCTACATGGTTGTCTACATGAACAAAGTGGACCAGGTGGACGACGAAGAACTGCTGGAACTGGTGGAAATGGAAATCCGCGAGCTGCTGTCCTCGTACGAGTACCCCGGCGACGACATTCCGATCATCCCCGGCTCGGCTCTGGCTGCCATGGAAGGCCGCGATCCCGAGATCGGTGAAGAGTCGATCAAGAAACTGATGGCCGCTGTTGACGAATACATCCCGACACCCGAGCGTGCCGTGGACCAGCCGTTCCTGATGCCCGTCGAAGACGTGTTCTCGATCTCGGGCCGTGGTACCGTTGTGACCGGCCGTATCGAGCGTGGCGTGATCAACGTGGGCGACGACATCGAAATCGTCGGCATCCGCGACACCAAGAAAACCACCTGCACAGGCGTGGAAATGTTCCGCAAACTGCTGGATCGTGGTGAAGCCGGCGACAACATCGGCGCCCTGCTGCGCGGCATCGACCGTGAAGGCGTTGAGCGTGGTCAGGTTCTGTGCAAACCCGGTTCGGTGAACCCGCACACCAAGTTCGAAGCCGAAGCCTATATCCTGACCAAGGATGAGGGTGGCCGTCACACGCCGTTCTTCGCGAACTACCGTCCGCAGTTCTACTTCCGCACCACCGACGTGACCGGCACCGTGAACCTGCCCGAAGGCACGGAAATGGTTATGCCCGGCGACAACCTGAAGTTCGACGTCGAGCTGATCGCGCCGATCGCCATGGAGCAGGGCCTGCGCTTTGCGATCCGTGAAGGCGGCCGCACCGTCGGCGCCGGCGTGGTGTCGAAAATCACCGAGTAA
- a CDS encoding DUF898 family protein, with protein MRTSIDGYYHGQAGPLFSLYFKTAFLTLITLGIYRFWAKTRLRKYIWSATAAGDDTFEYTGTGLEKLLGFLFAIVVLAVYLGIVQMALFYFGLNLFTEPRNDIEALAQVGAIYITLLAVLPLLLFATYRARRYKMARTRWRGLRFGMENGAWGYVWRALGHGFLTLITLGILLPRQTFWLEKYMTDRTWYGDARFEQAGRWQSLYPGLKHVLFAVILIVMGIVLGTFLRVPSMIMIAVLVGYIWLIVGGVYYRIYAFNVLTRAKMLDGAVTFDSDARTGRVIGIVLTGILAIIGATIVGILVMGLVLMATFGLSFSSVGALFGGYAEPGDFNAAGGILGSIVIAVLYVALILALGGLSLVMITQRIIGHVVSSVVVANAPHLDHVQQRAADPGADAEGFADALDIGGAI; from the coding sequence ATGCGCACTTCTATTGATGGCTATTACCATGGCCAGGCGGGGCCTTTGTTCTCGCTTTATTTCAAAACCGCATTTCTGACGCTGATTACGCTGGGCATCTACCGTTTCTGGGCCAAGACCCGCCTGCGCAAATACATCTGGTCCGCAACGGCGGCGGGCGATGACACTTTTGAATACACCGGCACCGGGCTGGAAAAGCTGCTGGGCTTCCTGTTCGCCATCGTGGTGCTGGCGGTCTATCTGGGCATCGTCCAGATGGCGTTGTTCTACTTTGGTCTCAACCTGTTCACCGAGCCGCGCAATGACATCGAAGCGCTGGCGCAGGTCGGGGCGATCTATATCACCCTGCTGGCGGTTCTGCCGCTGCTGCTGTTCGCCACCTATCGCGCGCGGCGCTACAAAATGGCGCGCACACGCTGGCGCGGCCTGCGCTTTGGTATGGAAAATGGCGCATGGGGCTATGTCTGGCGGGCGCTGGGCCACGGGTTTCTGACGCTCATCACTCTGGGCATCCTGCTGCCGCGCCAGACCTTCTGGCTGGAAAAATACATGACCGACCGCACATGGTACGGCGATGCACGGTTTGAACAGGCTGGCCGGTGGCAGTCGCTCTATCCGGGGCTGAAACATGTGCTGTTTGCCGTGATTCTGATCGTAATGGGCATCGTGCTGGGCACGTTTTTGCGGGTTCCGTCGATGATAATGATCGCGGTGCTCGTCGGCTATATCTGGCTGATCGTGGGTGGCGTCTATTACCGTATCTACGCGTTCAACGTACTGACCCGTGCCAAGATGCTGGACGGGGCGGTGACATTTGATTCGGATGCACGCACGGGCCGCGTAATCGGCATCGTGTTGACCGGTATTCTGGCGATCATCGGCGCGACCATCGTCGGGATTCTGGTCATGGGGCTGGTGCTGATGGCCACCTTCGGGCTCAGCTTTTCCTCAGTGGGCGCGCTGTTCGGCGGCTACGCCGAGCCCGGTGATTTCAACGCCGCCGGCGGCATTCTGGGCAGCATCGTGATCGCCGTGCTCTACGTGGCGCTGATCCTTGCCCTGGGCGGGCTGTCGCTGGTCATGATCACCCAGCGGATCATCGGCCATGTGGTGTCATCCGTGGTGGTGGCCAACGCGCCACATCTGGATCACGTCCAACAGCGTGCCGCTGACCCCGGTGCCGATGCCGAAGGTTTTGCCGACGCGCTGGATATCGGCGGGGCCATCTGA
- a CDS encoding adenylate/guanylate cyclase domain-containing protein yields MKRRLAAILAADVSDYGALVQSDEMTAVRTVRGHISAFEPQIALHHGRMVKTMGDGFLAEFGSVVDAVACAAILQKIALERNHKIAISERAVFRMGVHAGDILEEAEDIFGDGVNIAARLESLAAPGSVLISAKVFEDVDRRLDLTFKDLGLKTLKNIEKPVQVYQLETDGVHPVSLAHPELPEKPSIAILPFKVFSNGDEDEFLADSLAEDLTTVLSGVPWLFVIARNSAFTYKGLVVDIREIGAELGVRYIVEGSLRRSTDRIRVSVQLADASDRRQIWADRYDGQLNDIFEFQDVVTSKIATTIAPQLQALEIQRSMRKRPTDRSAYELFLSALGCLNSARITEAEQILESVIQAYPDYASAKAVLAWCTTLRVAWQSADESDALREKGVALARAALGSAQCDVETRAYAGYAIAFHFYDIERGKELVAEAVELCPSFAWAWVSRALLEAFFGDPAKGIAYGETALRLNHLDPLVFRTYMALTNCYIGLGDNANALGHAERGLLRNPNIVGLQVLKTVALHRLGQQSEATAEAANLIGRHPGFRVSKFTLHTGKFANISDVAGALLASGLPE; encoded by the coding sequence GTGAAACGGCGACTGGCGGCGATTCTGGCGGCGGATGTATCTGATTACGGTGCCCTCGTTCAAAGCGACGAGATGACGGCCGTCCGCACCGTGCGTGGGCATATCAGCGCATTCGAGCCGCAGATTGCGCTGCATCACGGGCGGATGGTCAAAACGATGGGCGATGGCTTTCTGGCTGAATTCGGCTCGGTCGTTGATGCTGTTGCATGTGCTGCCATCCTGCAAAAGATCGCGCTGGAGCGGAACCACAAGATTGCCATTTCCGAACGCGCCGTGTTTCGCATGGGCGTTCATGCCGGAGACATTCTTGAGGAAGCAGAGGACATCTTTGGTGACGGGGTGAATATTGCCGCCCGTCTCGAAAGCCTGGCCGCGCCCGGATCGGTTCTGATTTCGGCCAAAGTGTTCGAAGACGTCGACCGGCGTCTGGATCTGACGTTCAAGGATCTGGGCCTGAAAACCCTCAAGAACATCGAAAAACCCGTTCAGGTTTACCAGCTTGAGACTGATGGCGTGCACCCTGTAAGTCTGGCGCATCCCGAACTGCCGGAAAAACCGTCCATTGCGATCCTGCCGTTCAAGGTGTTTTCGAACGGGGATGAAGACGAATTTCTGGCGGACAGTCTGGCCGAGGATCTGACCACTGTGCTGTCGGGGGTGCCGTGGCTGTTTGTCATCGCGCGCAATTCGGCATTCACCTACAAGGGGCTGGTGGTTGATATCCGCGAAATCGGTGCAGAACTTGGCGTGCGCTACATCGTCGAGGGCAGCCTGCGGCGGTCGACCGACCGGATCAGGGTTTCGGTACAGCTGGCAGACGCTTCGGACCGTCGCCAGATCTGGGCTGACCGCTATGATGGCCAGCTGAACGATATCTTTGAATTTCAGGACGTCGTGACCAGCAAGATTGCCACAACAATAGCGCCACAGCTTCAGGCGCTCGAAATCCAGCGGTCAATGCGCAAACGTCCCACCGACCGGTCGGCTTACGAGCTGTTCCTCTCGGCGCTGGGGTGCCTCAACAGTGCAAGAATCACCGAGGCCGAGCAGATATTGGAAAGCGTGATACAGGCCTATCCCGACTATGCCAGTGCCAAGGCGGTTCTGGCGTGGTGCACCACGCTGCGGGTCGCATGGCAATCCGCCGACGAGTCGGATGCCCTGCGCGAGAAAGGCGTCGCTTTGGCACGCGCGGCGCTGGGCAGTGCGCAGTGCGACGTCGAAACCCGCGCCTATGCGGGTTATGCGATTGCCTTTCATTTCTATGACATCGAACGCGGCAAGGAGCTGGTCGCCGAAGCTGTCGAGCTGTGCCCCAGTTTTGCCTGGGCCTGGGTGTCGCGTGCGCTGCTGGAAGCGTTTTTTGGGGATCCGGCCAAAGGTATCGCCTATGGCGAAACAGCGCTGAGATTGAACCACCTGGACCCGCTGGTCTTTCGCACATATATGGCGCTGACCAATTGTTATATCGGGTTGGGCGACAACGCGAACGCCCTTGGTCATGCCGAAAGGGGATTGCTGCGAAATCCCAATATCGTCGGCTTGCAGGTCTTGAAGACGGTTGCGTTGCATCGGCTTGGACAACAGTCCGAGGCGACGGCAGAAGCCGCGAACCTGATCGGGCGGCACCCCGGATTCCGCGTGTCCAAGTTCACGCTGCACACCGGAAAGTTCGCAAATATCTCTGATGTTGCGGGTGCGTTGCTGGCCAGTGGCCTGCCCGAGTAG
- a CDS encoding VOC family protein — MPSIFDHVTLGICDIQKARQFYNHVMPALGLPLLWENATMLTYGVKDGEDFGLQLDESSARHGTHVAFRAADRASVDRFYARALEAGGVDAGPPGLRPEYSATYYAAFVTDPDGNRLEAVCHKDPAAT, encoded by the coding sequence ATGCCATCTATTTTCGACCATGTGACGCTTGGCATTTGCGACATCCAGAAAGCACGACAATTCTATAATCATGTCATGCCCGCGCTGGGTCTGCCGCTGCTTTGGGAAAATGCGACCATGCTGACCTATGGCGTCAAAGACGGTGAGGATTTTGGCCTGCAACTTGACGAATCCTCTGCACGGCACGGCACCCATGTCGCCTTTCGCGCAGCGGATCGCGCCAGCGTCGACCGGTTTTATGCCCGCGCCCTAGAAGCGGGCGGGGTCGATGCAGGCCCGCCCGGATTGCGCCCGGAATACAGTGCCACATATTACGCGGCCTTCGTCACCGACCCCGATGGCAACCGTCTGGAAGCGGTCTGTCACAAGGATCCGGCAGCTACCTAA
- a CDS encoding CatB-related O-acetyltransferase: MTRSFADPTQMHPVMLPDGTPHPGTVFLKPALSHPRIFVGDYTYASAHVPPADWAGHLAPYLYDFSPEALHIGKFCQFADGVQFITASANHRYDGFSSFPFAIFGGGEMAGRPSMPDAGPDTVIGHDVWIGQGARILPGARIGCGVIVGAGAVVSGQVPDYAIVSGNPSRVMRMRFDADTVAALLDIAWWDWPIDRILAHEAAICGADLAALRG; encoded by the coding sequence ATGACACGATCCTTTGCCGACCCGACACAAATGCACCCTGTGATGTTGCCCGATGGCACGCCGCATCCTGGCACCGTGTTCCTGAAACCTGCCTTGTCGCATCCGCGCATCTTCGTGGGCGATTACACCTATGCCAGCGCCCATGTGCCGCCCGCCGACTGGGCCGGGCATCTGGCCCCCTACCTTTACGATTTCTCGCCCGAAGCCTTGCACATCGGCAAGTTCTGCCAGTTTGCCGATGGCGTGCAGTTCATCACAGCCTCGGCCAATCACCGCTATGACGGGTTCTCGTCCTTTCCCTTTGCCATTTTCGGTGGCGGTGAGATGGCGGGGCGTCCGTCGATGCCGGATGCGGGGCCTGATACCGTGATCGGCCATGATGTGTGGATCGGACAGGGCGCGCGCATCCTGCCCGGGGCGCGGATCGGCTGTGGCGTGATTGTCGGGGCCGGTGCGGTGGTATCAGGGCAGGTTCCGGATTACGCGATTGTCAGCGGCAACCCGTCCCGCGTGATGCGGATGCGTTTCGATGCAGACACCGTGGCAGCGCTGCTGGATATCGCGTGGTGGGACTGGCCCATCGACCGCATTCTGGCGCATGAGGCCGCGATTTGCGGCGCGGATCTGGCCGCCTTGCGCGGATAA
- a CDS encoding anthrone oxygenase family protein, with protein MLFTFRSFLLLSLLETGAIFGFFYAWVCSTMWGLDGARPEIAIAAMQAMNASVRNGVFAVSFFGTPLVLLATVIMAFVTAHRRAGVILAAALVFSVTSVVATMAVNVPMNQALALVSLPSDRAAEIWAAYSGPWQLWNSLRTLTSGVALLLVGVALMQAQHRT; from the coding sequence ATGCTGTTCACATTCCGCAGCTTCCTGCTTCTCAGCCTGCTCGAAACCGGTGCGATCTTCGGGTTCTTTTATGCATGGGTCTGCTCGACCATGTGGGGGCTGGATGGCGCGCGCCCCGAGATTGCAATCGCCGCGATGCAGGCAATGAATGCCTCGGTGCGCAACGGCGTCTTTGCAGTCAGCTTTTTCGGCACGCCGCTGGTGTTGCTGGCGACGGTGATTATGGCCTTTGTCACCGCCCACCGCAGGGCAGGGGTGATTCTGGCGGCGGCTTTGGTTTTTTCCGTGACGTCCGTTGTGGCGACGATGGCGGTGAATGTTCCGATGAACCAGGCGCTGGCCCTGGTCAGCCTGCCCTCTGATCGGGCGGCCGAGATTTGGGCGGCCTATTCGGGGCCATGGCAGTTGTGGAACAGCCTGCGCACGCTGACCAGCGGTGTTGCGCTGCTGCTGGTCGGTGTCGCGTTGATGCAGGCGCAGCACCGCACCTGA
- the secE gene encoding preprotein translocase subunit SecE translates to MATTNPLQFIQQVRTEVSKVVWPTRREVMLTTVMVFIMAALVAVFFALVDILIRGGLQQILTMFG, encoded by the coding sequence ATGGCCACCACCAATCCGCTGCAATTCATCCAGCAAGTGCGCACCGAAGTCAGCAAGGTCGTTTGGCCGACGCGGCGCGAGGTCATGCTGACCACCGTGATGGTGTTCATCATGGCGGCGCTGGTTGCCGTGTTTTTTGCGCTGGTCGACATCCTGATCCGCGGCGGCTTGCAGCAAATTCTGACGATGTTCGGCTAA